A genome region from Danio aesculapii chromosome 2, fDanAes4.1, whole genome shotgun sequence includes the following:
- the LOC130236542 gene encoding dynein light chain Tctex-type 5 isoform X2 — protein MSNQPLPLSQETLAQFNRSQSTEPGPPGPPRRRLASISTRRSSKDHSKDHPHPRPLFLRAMTGPSSESSFMSPSVSTSHMSMGKRFSFAGWHQGGRVSFSGLYLQQPIQEVYVENTYRTGPEPSCRFSARRTQQILQATLDAYLEGVCYSADSCSQLCQMLADLVLSKLKDVNPPRYKLVCQVVVGQSGDHGVRVASQSLINPNTDNYTSAVFQNHSLFAVAVVHGVYFE, from the coding sequence ATGTCCAACCAGCCTCTACCACTCTCTCAGGAGACCTTAGCCCAATTCAATCGCTCCCAGTCCACAGAACCAGGACCCCCAGGACCTCCGAGGCGACGTCTGGCCTCCATTTCCACTCGGCGAAGCTCAAAAGACCATTCTAAAGACCACCCGCACCCTAGACCACTGTTCCTCCGGGCCATGACGGGTCCTTCCTCCGAGTCCTCGTTCATGAGCCCAAGCGTGAGCACCTCTCATATGTCCATGGGCAAACGCTTCTCCTTCGCGGGTTGGCATCAGGGCGGAAGGGTGAGTTTTTCCGGACTGTACCTTCAGCAGCCTATCCAGGAAGTGTATGTGGAGAACACCTACAGAACAGGGCCCGAACCTAGCTGTCGCTTCAGCGCCAGAAGGACCCAGCAGATCTTACAGGCCACTCTGGATGCGTATTTGGAAGGTGTTTGTTACAGTGCTGACAGTTGCAGCCAGCTGTGTCAGATGTTGGCGGATCTGGTGCTCAGTAAGCTGAAAGATGTCAATCCGCCACGGTATAAACTCGTGTGCCAGGTCGTTGTCGGGCAGAGCGGTGATCATGGTGTAAGGGTGGCCAGTCAGAGCCTGATCAATCCCAACACTGACAACTACACATCCGCCGTTTTCCAAAACCACTCACTGTTCGCTGTGGCTGTGGTGCACGGTGTGTACTTTGAGTGA
- the LOC130236542 gene encoding dynein light chain Tctex-type 5 isoform X1 has protein sequence MCLLTDCFTMSNQPLPLSQETLAQFNRSQSTEPGPPGPPRRRLASISTRRSSKDHSKDHPHPRPLFLRAMTGPSSESSFMSPSVSTSHMSMGKRFSFAGWHQGGRVSFSGLYLQQPIQEVYVENTYRTGPEPSCRFSARRTQQILQATLDAYLEGVCYSADSCSQLCQMLADLVLSKLKDVNPPRYKLVCQVVVGQSGDHGVRVASQSLINPNTDNYTSAVFQNHSLFAVAVVHGVYFE, from the coding sequence ATGTGTCTCCTCACAGATTGCTTCACCATGTCCAACCAGCCTCTACCACTCTCTCAGGAGACCTTAGCCCAATTCAATCGCTCCCAGTCCACAGAACCAGGACCCCCAGGACCTCCGAGGCGACGTCTGGCCTCCATTTCCACTCGGCGAAGCTCAAAAGACCATTCTAAAGACCACCCGCACCCTAGACCACTGTTCCTCCGGGCCATGACGGGTCCTTCCTCCGAGTCCTCGTTCATGAGCCCAAGCGTGAGCACCTCTCATATGTCCATGGGCAAACGCTTCTCCTTCGCGGGTTGGCATCAGGGCGGAAGGGTGAGTTTTTCCGGACTGTACCTTCAGCAGCCTATCCAGGAAGTGTATGTGGAGAACACCTACAGAACAGGGCCCGAACCTAGCTGTCGCTTCAGCGCCAGAAGGACCCAGCAGATCTTACAGGCCACTCTGGATGCGTATTTGGAAGGTGTTTGTTACAGTGCTGACAGTTGCAGCCAGCTGTGTCAGATGTTGGCGGATCTGGTGCTCAGTAAGCTGAAAGATGTCAATCCGCCACGGTATAAACTCGTGTGCCAGGTCGTTGTCGGGCAGAGCGGTGATCATGGTGTAAGGGTGGCCAGTCAGAGCCTGATCAATCCCAACACTGACAACTACACATCCGCCGTTTTCCAAAACCACTCACTGTTCGCTGTGGCTGTGGTGCACGGTGTGTACTTTGAGTGA
- the plk3 gene encoding serine/threonine-protein kinase PLK3 yields the protein MDPSCFSTAQRLSCKMMNPDMFKASPTAPPPAKPSRSKSEHVKPELAQVVVDAKTGRSYCKGKLLGKGGFARCYEMTDLANNKMYAVKVIPQSRVSKPHQREKIINEIELHRSLQHKHVVKFSHHFEDQDNIYIFLELCSRKSLAHIWKARHTLTDPEVRYYLRQIISSLKYLHNKGILHRDLKLGNFFVNENMELRLGDFGLAAKLETVEQRKKTICGTPNYLAPEVLNRQGHGTESDVWSLGCVMYTLLCGNPPFETLDLKETYKCIKEVKYSLPSSLTPSAQKLISSILQKNPCDRLTLDQILAHDYFTKGFTPEKLPPSSCVMVPELNPPSPAKKFFTKMAKSLFGKKKSKTVEKTTSEEKDDISKLVSGMVKHSIGRQMSYKTMGVNEATSPTVQLVSSGPLDTPAEEESRKSASRSFKGTVASSTDGCDDIPTPSAVAESAMKVLNSCLSSMPTASRNPPCLVKTKPFIWVTKWVDYSNKYGFGYQLSNQNVGVLFNEGTHLSLCDQRRTVHYCLTNNKHFSFPANALPEKLQSQKHIVDLMANYMEQNLMEGGDINCEDQSSSSSSPLLLQWIKTDHALVMLFDNRTLQVNFYTDHTKIILCKPSDASYLVTFISKERVSYSYPLNMLSELGCSPELRQRLHYVVQLLQHYTNA from the exons GCGCAGGTGGTGGTGGACGCGAAGACCGGGAGGTCGTACTGTAAAGGAAAGCTTTTGGGAAAG GGTGGTTTTGCACGGTGCTATGAGATGACTGATCTTGCAAACAACAAGATGTATGCGGTGAAGGTTATTCCTCAAAGCAGAGTCTCAAAGCCACACCAGAGAGAGAAG ATCATTAATGAAATCGAGCTCCACAGAAGCCTCCAACACAAGCACGTAGTGAAGTTTTCTCATCATTTTGAGGACCAAGACAATATTTACATCTTCCTTGAGCTCTGCAGCAGAAAG TCTCTGGCACACATTTGGAAAGCAAGACACACGTTGACAGATCCAGAAGTACGTTACTACCTCAGACAGATCATTTCTTCACTCAAATACCTCCACAACAAAGGCATCCTCCACAGAGACCTCAAACTAG gaaATTTTTTTGTGAATGAAAACATGGAGTTGAGATTGGGTGATTTTGGCCTGGCGGCAAAGCTGGAGACAGTTGAGCAAAGGAAGAA GACCATCTGTGGGACGCCAAACTACCTTGCACCAGAGGTCTTAAACAGACAAGGCCATGGGACCGAGTCAGATGTTTGGTCGCTGGGTTGTGTAAT gtACACTCTTCTATGTGGGAATCCACCTTTTGAAACCTTAGACTTGAAAGAGACCTACAAGTGTATTAAGGAAGTGAAATACAGCCTTCCTTCATCCCTCACTCCATCTGCACAGAAGCTGATCTCCTCTATCCTTCAGAAAAACCCCTGCGACCGCCTTACGCTGGATCAGATACTGGCCCACGACTACTTCACAAAG GGTTTCACCCCAGAAAAACTCCCTCCCAGCAGCTGTGTGATGGTGCCTGAGCTTAATCCACCCAGTCCTGCCAAGAAGTTCTTCACCAAGATGGCTAAAAGTCTATTTGGCAAGAAGAAATCGAAAA CTGTTGAGAAGACCACTTCTGAGGAGAAGGATGACATTTCTAAACTGGTGTCAGGCATGGTGAAACACTCCATCGGTCGGCAAATGAGCTACAAGACAATGGGAGTGAATGAG GCCACTTCTCCAACGGTTCAGCTGGTGAGCTCTGGGCCTCTGGACACTCCAGCTGAGGAAGAGTCCAGAAAGTCTGCATCTCGATCCTTCAAAGGCACTGTGGCCAGCAGCACTGATG gTTGTGACGACATCCCTACCCCTTCTGCTGTTGCCGAATCTGCCATGAAAGTTCTTAACAGCTGCTTGTCTTCCATGCCAACAG CTTCAAGAAACCCTCCCTGCCTTGTTAAAACCAAGCCTTTCATCTGGGTAACCAAGTGGGTCGACTACTCCAACAAATACGGCTTCGGTTACCAGCTTTCCAATCAAAACGTCGGCGTACTTTTCAACGAAGGCACTCATCTGAGCCTCTGTGACCAGCGGAG GACTGTACATTACTGtctaacaaacaacaaacactTCAGCTTTCCTGCTAATGCGCTACCAGAGAAGCTTCAGAGTCAGAAACACATTGTGGATTTGATGGCTAACTACATGGAGCAGAACCTAATGGAG GGTGGAGATATCAACTGTGAGGACCAATCTTCTTCAAGCTCTTCTCCGCTGCTTCTGCAGTGGATCAAGACTGATCATGCCTTAGTCATGCTCTTTGACAACCGAACCCTACAG GTCAACTTTTACACAGACCACACAAAAATCATCCTGTGCAAGCCCTCGGACGCCTCATACCTGGTGACGTTCATCAGCAAGGAGCGTGTCTCTTATTCCTACCCTCTGAACATGCTTTCTGAACTGGGCTGCTCTCCAGAGCTCCGGCAGCGGCTTCATTACGTGGTTCAGCTTCTTCAGCACTACACCAACGCATAA